In Aedes albopictus strain Foshan chromosome 3, AalbF5, whole genome shotgun sequence, the following are encoded in one genomic region:
- the LOC134284298 gene encoding uncharacterized protein LOC134284298: MSNRSKSSIQTNGSVRSQNSSRNKRSHEKAPPGSKHAIAGNSCRTCKSFDTSPMVHCVHCDDWHHFACVGVTQDIEQNSWCCPSCEKATQQSSKPDGESKQTAKTKTTGSSASKKDSKKAAESIGDNKKKATGAIKKVPIVSSKGASTKTSGMQTRKAKKQLAEKQERSKAASFVSASSKMSTRGQLEAEIKKVEAEQTLLEQETQRKRELLTKKLSLLEELAETMGELEIVVEQDADEKVNSWLGSNNLQQAVDDGDDESSDDDSDEKTADSTEDRSSEASEEENGDDDGSKLFVPLRKSTPTKQLSQRFPNADRMCLNRSQTALTQDQIAARQVVSRDLPKFGGNPEEWPMFISTFESTTEMCGYRDDENMIRLRHCLRDDALVAVRSFLMHPSTVMKAISVLKLRFGQPQIIINTLREKVLTMPPVRPDSMDRLIDFALAVQNLCATIDACGRKEYKRDVTLLQELVGKLPPSIKLDWARFQRTQSKVNLFTFNDWVYSVAEDACLVSGAPVYNSKVVEPRGKKSNKVYVNSHTEYRPDKQIRSDSKLSSTRQCGRGQIGEGAQVTANKSCPICKGSCKNLVKCERFVELSYEARWAAVRELKICRRCLRQHGGTCDRKPCGTQGCTFKHHPMLHKHLSATTSASTTREREPAAINEERSVNAHLSVKGAGMFRYLPVTLYGETGQVQCYAFLDDGSELTLIDREVADSLGASGSTIPLCLKWTGGTHRVEASSRSIDIKISGSSGNIFHLADVRTVEELRLPQQTMDVDQLRASFPYLKDVPVSSYTMVRPRILIGLKHANLSLVRRTREGRIGDPIAAKTLLGWTIFGGRADKLDRQERHTYHICECNIGFDKSLEEAVRQHFTLESLGISRPENPIISKAEQRSQALLQSLTRFVGDRYESGFLWRHDNVRLPDSRPMALWRFECLEKRMMQDDNLACALKAKIEDYFEKGYIRKLSAEELAGHCERVWYLPIFPVSNPNKPKKLRIVWDAAAPVHGVSLNSVLLTGPDELTSLPAVLQKFRQFKVAVVGDIRDMYHQVRMRLPDQHCQRFFFRSGKDEELSVYVMQVLTFGACCSPATAQYVKNRNAERFQIDHPQAADAIINKHYVDDMLASEETEEAAIDLATTVRWIHAEAGFEIRNWLSNSPKVVAALNGVSAPEKDLNLTADVATEKILGMWWNTATDCFTFKLSKGRFDDSLIEGSRRPTKREVLRVLMSIYDPLGLISHYMMFLKVTLQDVWRTGIPWDAPIEEKQFKDWNTWVKLLPHLEKVSIPRCYRQETSANETTIVQMHTMVDASINGMAAVVYLRFEEDGKVECALVSGKTRVAPLKYLSIPRLELQAAVLGCRLAESVASNLSIKISKRLFWTDNRDVLCWLRSEHRRYSPFVAARVGEILDSTTIDSWRYVPSRKNAADDGTKWCGQPDLSSTSRWFKGPHFLWESEDKWPKMPFINSETDTELRSSLMIHVEVPRPVITAASFSSWKRMIRVTCYVLRFVSNIRLRLCKGSIQSGFLTSEEKQAAERYHFCIAQREAYSEEITMLKSGKSSKQVPKSSALFKLSPFLDSNGVLRMKGRTGACPFVKENAVHPIILPANHDVTSLVLSSYHQRFHHCNYETVINEVRQVFRIPKLRRLLSTLRRQCSRCKIRDARPNPPEMADLPTGRLAAYTRPFSHVGVDFFGPYQITVGRRTEKRWGVMLTCLTTRAVHIEVAYSMTTSSCVMALRNFIARRGIPLVFYSDRGTNFVGAQKELQKASELFDQDKMACEFTSPTTSWFFNPPSSPHMGGSWERLIQSVKRNLLEIQGTRRLSDEELRNALTEIEYTLNCRPLTHVPIDDESESALTPNHFLLGSSDGSKPLTRNDDNVAVLRRGYEVSQIMADYFWRRWLRDYLPDITRRTKWFQKVKPIAEGDIVIIVDPDHPRNCWPLGRVIATVNRDGQVRRATVRTSKGIYERPAVKLAVLDLASE, translated from the coding sequence AAAACCAAAACAACGGGTTCATCGGCATCGAAGAAAGACAGTAAGAAGGCAGCTGAATCGATCggcgataataaaaaaaaggcGACTGGAGCGATAAAAAAGGTTCCGATCGTATCCAGCAAGGGAGCTTCAACGAAAACTTCCGGAATGCAGACAAGGAAAGCCAAAAAACAGTTAGCTGAAAAACAGGAGAGGTCCAAGGCTGCATCGTTCGTATCAGCATCTTCGAAAATGTCAACAAGAGGGCAACTGGAAGCAGAAATCAAAAAAGTGGAAGCGGAACAAACACTCCTTGAGCAGGAAACTCAGCGCAAACGAGAGCTTCTCACCAAGAAGCTCAGTCTGCTGGAAGAGCTAGCTGAAACCATGGGCGAGCTGGAAATCGTAGTGGAACAAGACGCGgacgagaaggtcaattcttggCTGGGCAGTAACAATCTACAACAGGCGGTCGACGATGGCGATGATGAGTCCAGCGACGACGATTCCGACGAGAAAACTGCCGACAGCACCGAAGACCGCAGTAGCGAGGCGTCAGAAGAAGAAAACGGCGATGATGATGGTAGTAAATTGTTTGTTCCCCTGCGAAAATCGACACCGACCAAGCAACTGTCGCAGAGATTTCCAAACGCTGATCGCATGTGTTTAAACCGTTCCCAAACAGCTCTCACGCAGGATCAAATAGCGGCTCGTCAGGTAGTCTCTCGTGACTTGCCGAAGTTCGGTGGCAACCCCGAAGAGTGGCCAATGTTTATATCCACTTTTGAAAGTACCACAGAAATGTGCGGCTATCGTGACGATGAAAACATGATTCGTCTGCGCCACTGTCTACGTGACGATGCTCTTGTCGCTGTGAGAAGCTTCCTAATGCATCCCTCTACAGTGATGAAGGCCATCAGCGTGCTTAAATTACGGTTTGGTCAACCCCAAATCATTATAAACACATTGCGAGAGAAAGTGCTCACGATGCCACCAGTCAGGCCAGATTCTATGGACCGGTTGATTGACTTTGCTCTTGCCGTACAAAATTTATGTGCTACAATTGATGCGTGTGGACGGAAGGAATACAAGCGCGACGTGACGTTACTGCAGGAACTCGTCGGAAAGCTACCCCCTTCCATAAAGCTAGACTGGGCTAGATTCCAGAGGACCCAATCCAAAGTGAACCTGTTTACCTTCAATGATTGGGTGTACTCGGTGGCTGAAGACGCGTGTCTAGTATCGGGAGCACCAGTCTACAACAGCAAAGTGGTCGAACCTCGTGGGAAGAAGAGTAATAAGGTCTATGTGAATTCCCATACCGAATATCGCCCGGATAAGCAGATTCGATCAGATTCGAAACTTTCGAGTACCAGGCAATGTGGACGCGGGCAAATCGGAGAAGGGGCACAGGTTACCGCGAACAAGAGCTGTCCAATTTGCAAAGGATCGTGTAAGAATCTAGTGAAGTGTGAACGATTCGTAGAATTGTCCTATGAGGCAAGATGGGCAGCGGTCCGTGAGCTGAAGATCTGTCGTAGATGCCTCCGGCAGCACGGGGGAACATGTGATCGGAAACCGTGTGGTACACAGGGCTGTACATTCAAGCATCACCCCATGCTTCATAAACATCTGTCTGCAACAACGAGCGCTTCAACCACCAGAGAACGGGAACCAGCTGCCATCAATGAAGAACGTAGCGTTAATGCTCACCTGTCAGTGAAGGGAGCTGGAATGTTTCGTTATTTACCCGTTACTTTATATGGAGAAACCGGTCAAGTTCAGTGCTACGCCTTTCTTGACGACGGATCGGAGCTGACATTAATCGATCGGGAAGTGGCAGATTCTTTGGGTGCATCGGGCTCTACGATACCACTTTGCTTGAAGTGGACTGGAGGAACCCACCGTGTGGAAGCATCGTCCCGTAGCATCGACATTAAAATCAGCGGCAGTTCCGGTAATATATTCCACCTTGCAGACGTACGAACAGTTGAAGAGCTACGGCTACCCCAACAAACAATGGATGTGGACCAGCTAAGGGCATCGTTCCCTTACCTTAAGGATGTGCCAGTGAGTTCATATACGATGGTGCGCCCGCGTATCTTGATCGGTCTCAAGCACGCCAATTTGTCGTTGGTTCGCAGAACTCGTGAAGGCAGAATAGGTGATCCAATAGCCGCTAAGACCTTGTTAGGGTGGACCATATTTGGTGGACGTGCAGATAAACTGGATCGACAAGAGCGTCACACTTACCACATTTGCGAATGCAACATCGGGTtcgataaatctctagaggaagcaGTCAGACAACACTTCACTCTAGAGAGTCTAGGAATCTCGCGACCGGAGAACCCGATCATATCAAAAGCAGAGCAAAGGTCTCAGGCACTATTGCAGTCGCTGACGAGGTTCGTTGGAGATCGATATGAGTCCGGGTTTCTTTGGCGACACGATAATGTCCGCTTGCCGGATAGTAGACCTATGGCACTGTGGAGGTTCGAATGCCTGGAAAAAAGGATGATGCAAGATGACAACCTAGCCTGTGCCCTGAAAGCGAAAATCGAGGATTACTTTGAAAAGGGATATATTAGAAAGCTGTCAGCTGAAGAGCTTGCTGGTCACTGTGAACGTGTGTGGTATCTCCCAATTTTTCCAGTCAGCAATCCGAACAAACCGAAGAAACTAAGAATCGTGTGGGACGCTGCTGCTCCCGTGCATGGAGTCTCCCTTAACTCGGTCCTGCTTACAGGGCCTGATGAACTGACTTCGTTGCCCGCAGTTCTGCAGAAATTTCGACAGTTCAAGGTGGCAGTGGTCGGTGATATTCGAGACATGTACCACCAGGTGAGAATGCGGCTTCCGGATCAACATtgtcaaaggtttttctttcgcaGCGGTAAAGACGAGGAATTAAGCGTTTATGTCATGCAAGTTCTAACCTTCGGGGCATGCTGTTCGCCGGCAACCGCACAATACGTTAAAAATAGAAACGCGGAAAGGTTCCAAATCGACCATCCACAAGCAGCCGACGCCATAATTAACAAGCACTATGTGGACGATATGTTGGCGAGCGAGGAGACGGAAGAAGCAGCTATAGATTTAGCAACAACTGTTCGTTGGATACATGCAGAAGCTGGATTCGAGATCCGAAACTGGCTATCTAATTCACCCAAGGTAGTGGCAGCCTTAAACGGAGTTTCCGCCCCGGAAAAGGATTTGAACCTAACAGCTGACGTGGCAACCGAAAAGATCTTGGGAATGTGGTGGAACACTGCAACGGATTGTTTCACATTCAAGCTCTCCAAGGGACGTTTCGATGATTCTTTAATCGAAGGAAGCCGTAGACCAACCAAACGCGAAGTGCTTCGCGTACTGATGAGCATCTACGATCCTTTGGGGTTGATCTCACACTACATGATGTTTCTCAAAGTCACGCTTCAGGATGTTTGGAggactggaattccttgggacgCACCCATCGAGGAGAAACAGTTTAAGGATTGGAACACCTGGGTAAAGTTGTTACCCCATCTGGAGAAAGTGAGCATTCCAAGGTGCTATCGACAGGAAACTTCGGCGAACGAGACAACAATCGTACAGATGCATACGATGGTGGATGCCAGCATCAACGGAATGGCAGCTGTGGTATACCTGCGGTTCGAAGAGGACGGCAAAGTGGAGTGTGCGTTGGTCAGTGGTAAAACTCGTGTGGCTCCGCTTAAATATTTATCAATACCAAGGCTTGAACTTCAAGCCGCCGTCTTAGGTTGCAGGCTAGCCGAAAGTGTTGCCAGCAACCTCTCGATCAAAATTTCGAAGCGACTATTCTGGACCGACAATCGCGACGTACTTTGCTGGTTGCGATCCGAGCATAGGCGCTACAGTCCCTTTGTAGCTGCTCGTGTTGGGGAGATATTAGACTCTACTACTATCGATAGCTGGAGGTATGTGCCATCACGTAAAAACGCAGCTGACGACGGAACAAAATGGTGTGGACAACCAGATTTAAGTTCAACTAGTAGGTGGTTTAAAGGACCACACTTCCTCTGGGAATCAGAAGACAAATGGCCCAAGATGCCGTTTATAAATTCCGAAACCGACACTGAATTGCGTTCCAGCCTAATGATCCACGTTGAAGTTCCTCGGCCTGTAATCACGGCTGCGTCATTCTCGAGCTGGAAAAGAATGATCCGGGTGACTTGCTACGTACTACggtttgtctccaacattcgtcTTCGACTTTGTAAAGGAAGCATACAAAGTGGCTTCTTGACCAGCGAAGAAAAGCAGGCTGCAGAAAGATATCACTTTTGTATAGCTCAAAGAGAGGCGTACTCCGAAGAAATCACTATGTTGAAGTCAGGAAAGTCTTCTAAGCAGGTCCCAAAATCAAGTGCACTATTCAAGCTGAGTCCTTTCCTGGATTCCAATGGAGTTTTGCGGATGAAAGGGAGAACCGGTGCATGTCCCTTTGTGAAAGAAAACGCAGTGCACCCCATTATTCTACCGGCGAATCATGATGTGACGTCTCTCGTACTCAGTTCGTACCATCAGAGATTTCATCACTGCAATTATGAAACCGTAATTAACGAAGTTAGACAGGTATTTCGAATTCCGAAACTACGAAGACTTCTATCAACTTTACGACGCCAATGCTCCCGATGCAAAATCAGAGACGCACGACCAAATCCACCCGAAATGGCAGATCTCCCTACAGGAAGGCTTGCAGCGTATACTCGACCATTCTCACATGTGGGGGTGGACTTTTTTGGCCCATATCAAATCACCGTTGGACGTCGCACTGAAAAGCGTTGGGGAGTCATGCTGACTTGCTTGACGACAAGAGCTGTGCATATTGAGGTTGCCTATTCCATGACTACGAGCTCTTGTGTAATGGCATTGCGAAATTTTATTGCACGACGAGGAATACCATTGGTCTTCTACAGCGATCGAGGAACAAATTTTGTTGGTGCACAGAAGGAACTGCAGAAGGCTTCGGAGTTGTTCGACCAAGACAAGATGGCATGTGAGTTCACAAGTCCTACAACTTCTTGGTTCTTCAACCCTCCCAGCTCTCCACACATGGGTGGAAGCTGGGAAAGGTTGATCCAATCCGTCAAACGGAACCTATTGGAGATTCAAGGCACACGGCGATTAAGTGATGAAGAGTTGCGCAATGCTTTAACTGAAATTGAGTACACGTTGAATTGCCGACCTCTTACGCATGTGCCGATTGACGATGAGTCAGAATCCGCGTTGACTCCAAACCATTTTCTTTTGGGGTCATCAGATGGAAGTAAACCGCTCACCAGAAACGACGACAACGTTGCAGTACTTCGACGTGGGTATGAAGTATCACAAATAATGGCCGACTATTTTTGGCGAAGATGGCTTCGTGATTACCTTCCCGATATCACGCGACGCACCAAATGGTTCCAGAAGGTTAAACCGATCGCGGAAGGGGATATCGTCATTATTGTAGATCCTGATCATCCTAGGAACTGCTGGCCTCTGGGACGTGTTATTGCAACCGTAAATCGAGATGGACAGGTGCGACGAGCAACCGTGCGGACATCGAAAGGGATATATGAACGACCTGCCGTCAAATTGGCGGTGCTCGATCTTGCTAGCGAATGA
- the LOC109424669 gene encoding angiopoietin-related protein 1 produces MSRSTSLVAALAVLIIHLSAEVSAKTFEDLLTELRSYKEPLEYCYNGPFKSCAEEPTKVSGPYELKPFPHSPSFGAYCEQKLFGGGWLVIQSRFDGSEDFFRNFSDYKRGFGKLTGEFWYGLEKIHKLTAWRNTQLLVELKSFKGETKYAKYDEFELGSEIEAYNLKKLGAYCGTAGDGLRYNHPMWFQTQDFTGRKEKGGKKGGHKDKNCAVERVGAWWYKDCSFSNLNGLYGDKDDPKYMNWYPFNNSDEGLCFSRMMIRGY; encoded by the exons ATGTCTCGTTCAACATCGCTAGTGGCTGCGCTGGCAGTTTTGATCATCCATTTGTCCGCGGAAGTATCCGCCAAAACGTTCGAGGATCTTCTCACCGAGCTGCGGAGCTATAAAGAACCCCTTGAGTACTGTTACAACGGACCGTTCAAATCGTGCGCCGAGGAACCAACCAAAGTATCCGGACCGTACGAGTTAAAACCTTTCCCTCATTCGCCATCCTTCGGGGCGTACTGCGAGCAAAAACTCTTCGGCGGCGGTTGGTTGGTGATCCAGTCCCGATTCGATGGATCCGAGGATTTCTTCCGCAACTTCTCCGACTACAAACGGGGCTTCGGCAAGCTCACCGGCGAGTTTTGGTACGGTTTGGAGAAGATCCACAAGCTGACGGCCTGGCGGAACACCCAGTTGCTGGTCGAGTTGAAGAGTTTCAAGGGTGAGACCAAGTACGCCAAGTATGACGAATTCGAGCTGGGAAGTGAAATCGAAGCTTACAATTTGAAGAAGCTGGGCGCGTACTGTGGAACGGCCGGCGACGGGCTGAGATACAACCATCCTATGTGGTTCCAAACGCAGGATTTCACCGGCCGTAAGGAAAAGGGTGGCAAAAAGGGAGGCCACAAAGATAAAAACTGCGCGGTCGAAAGGGTTGGAGCTTGGTGGTACAAGGACTGCTCTTTCAG TAACCTCAACGGGTTGTACGGCGATAAAGACGATCCCAAGTATATGAACTGGTATCCATTCAATAATTCCGACGAAGGATTGTGTTTTTCGAGAATGATGATTCGTGGATATTAG